From Aliarcobacter butzleri, the proteins below share one genomic window:
- a CDS encoding NUDIX hydrolase encodes MKKSNLKKLISNLPKYPNVLGRNRFFNSAVLIPIIKIDGVYHLLFQKRAAHIRQGGDICFPGGGFESKFDKNFQDTALRETFEELGIEKKDIKILGQLDTYVTPIGAIIESFVAKVKKKAYKNMKIDYNEVEKTIVIPISFFKKNEPKEYTLSNKILPYEIDEYGNKEVLFPVEELGIPEAYKEPWGNKKHKIWVYEYEGEVIWGITSVLIKEFIEKY; translated from the coding sequence ATGAAAAAAAGTAATTTAAAAAAACTGATTTCAAATTTACCAAAATATCCAAATGTTTTAGGAAGAAATAGATTTTTTAATAGTGCAGTTTTAATTCCAATTATAAAAATAGATGGTGTTTATCATTTACTTTTTCAAAAAAGGGCAGCTCATATAAGGCAAGGTGGAGATATATGTTTTCCTGGTGGGGGTTTTGAGTCAAAATTTGATAAAAATTTTCAAGATACAGCATTAAGAGAGACTTTTGAAGAGTTGGGAATTGAAAAAAAAGATATAAAAATTTTAGGACAACTTGATACTTATGTTACTCCAATTGGTGCAATAATTGAATCTTTTGTTGCAAAAGTTAAGAAAAAAGCCTATAAAAATATGAAAATTGACTATAACGAAGTTGAAAAAACGATAGTTATTCCAATCTCTTTTTTTAAGAAAAATGAACCAAAAGAGTACACTTTATCAAATAAAATTTTACCTTATGAAATAGATGAATATGGAAATAAAGAAGTTCTTTTCCCTGTTGAAGAGTTAGGAATACCAGAAGCATACAAAGAACCTTGGGGAAATAAAAAACATAAAATTTGGGTTTATGAATACGAGGGTGAAGTAATTTGGGGAATTACTTCTGTTTTAATAAAAGAGTTTATAGAAAAGTATTAA
- the bioA gene encoding adenosylmethionine--8-amino-7-oxononanoate transaminase produces the protein MNWLDIDKNHTWHPYNSLPSKTKILPVKSTNKTCIFLEDGTQLIDGMSSWWSAIHGYNNPVLNEALKKQVDIMPHIMFGGLAHEQAAILTKKLVELTGLNSVFLCDSGSVSVEVALKTAILYQKAKGLNKYKILALEHSYHGDTLGAMSVCDPQNSMHSIYGSYLSQNIFVKAPALGFDSDFSLAIEDLEKTLEKHHNEIAAFILEPVVQGAGGMRIYNPKYLEVAKKLCEKYDILFIFDEIATGFGHTGRMFAYEWTNIKPDIITLGKGLTGGYMTMAAMITSKDISDTISNSEIGVLMHGPTFMANPLACSVANASIDLLLISSWNERVKKIEEIFSKELEQLKNHSLVKDVRNIGAIGVIELKEEGYSQQIQDYCVENGVWIRPFGKLVYSIVAYIIEEKDLVKIAKTMVEAINSIKKK, from the coding sequence TTGAATTGGTTAGATATAGATAAAAATCATACTTGGCATCCTTATAATTCACTTCCTTCTAAAACAAAAATTCTTCCAGTTAAAAGTACAAATAAAACTTGTATTTTTTTAGAAGATGGTACTCAACTAATTGATGGAATGAGTTCTTGGTGGAGTGCAATTCATGGATATAATAATCCTGTTTTAAATGAAGCATTAAAAAAACAAGTTGATATTATGCCTCACATTATGTTTGGTGGATTAGCTCATGAGCAAGCTGCTATTTTAACTAAAAAATTGGTTGAATTAACTGGTTTAAATTCTGTTTTTTTATGTGATAGTGGCTCTGTATCAGTTGAAGTTGCGCTTAAAACGGCAATTTTATATCAAAAAGCAAAGGGTTTAAATAAATATAAAATTTTAGCTTTAGAACACTCTTATCATGGTGATACTTTAGGAGCTATGAGCGTTTGTGACCCGCAAAATTCAATGCATTCTATTTATGGTTCATATTTAAGTCAAAATATTTTTGTAAAAGCACCAGCTTTAGGCTTTGATAGTGATTTTTCTTTAGCAATTGAAGATTTAGAAAAAACTTTAGAAAAGCATCATAATGAAATTGCTGCTTTTATTCTTGAACCTGTTGTTCAAGGTGCTGGCGGAATGAGAATATATAATCCAAAATATCTTGAAGTTGCAAAAAAACTTTGTGAAAAATATGATATTTTATTTATTTTTGATGAAATTGCTACAGGATTTGGTCATACTGGACGTATGTTTGCATACGAATGGACAAATATAAAACCTGATATTATAACTCTTGGAAAAGGTTTAACAGGTGGTTATATGACTATGGCGGCAATGATTACTTCAAAAGATATTAGTGATACTATCTCAAACAGTGAAATTGGTGTTTTAATGCATGGTCCAACATTTATGGCAAATCCTTTGGCATGTAGTGTTGCAAATGCAAGTATCGATTTACTTTTGATTTCTTCTTGGAATGAAAGAGTTAAAAAGATTGAAGAGATTTTTTCTAAAGAGTTAGAGCAATTAAAAAATCACTCTTTAGTAAAAGATGTAAGAAATATTGGGGCAATTGGAGTAATTGAATTAAAAGAAGAGGGGTATTCTCAGCAAATACAAGATTATTGTGTAGAAAATGGAGTATGGATAAGACCATTTGGAAAACTTGTATATTCGATAGTTGCTTATATAATAGAAGAAAAAGATTTAGTAAAAATAGCTAAAACAATGGTTGAAGCTATAAACTCTATAAAGAAAAAATAG
- a CDS encoding ABC transporter substrate-binding protein, giving the protein MKKITLFIILLIFITSFSHAKELKKIKLQLSWFNQFQFAGYYMAKEKGFYEEAGFDVEILPFNFGIDIPKEVSDGKIDFAIGRETLILEKARGRNVVALYALFQATPLILISTKDSKIDSIKDFENKRIMTTLDDSSEVSLRAMIISNNVNLSTLTFQDHTHNINDLIDKKTDVISAYTSKSPYFLEKEGIEYNVFAPKDYGFDMYSDFLYTNENLVNNDLDTVLLFKAASLKGWEYAYSNIEESAELIQKKYNTQNLSKNELVFEGRELRKLSYFNTVNLGEIKEDKLQRISDIYNLMGLLKGPVDLKKFIFNLNYIRSLTLTQEEKDYLEKKDSITMCVVPNYMPYSDIKGDKFVGFIADYMTVIENRIKKPITLVPTSTWTQSLDFAINKKCDILTGASWSENREKYFKFTKPYLNVPVVLLTRSNVPLINNLDLIGKKKIAVVENYVIYEELKKKYKNIEFVTVKDSDEGISKVLNGEIFGFIDTLSTNWYKIQTEYLEKISINTKLDLNMDFCIAVNNEEKILYDIFQKAVVSMDDIVKNEILNKWIFTEYEKGFNYYVFVQVFIGILLVFIAILYRQKLLKKVNTSLKNLVDEKTKELKDINNELEDRIKKEIEENLKKDRLLSQQQKMVSMGQMIENIAHQWRQPLSLITTSASGIKIKKELDVLDDKYLYDTLDFILNTSAYLSDTIDDFRYFFKPQKDKEIFYLKNCCKRTIDLIKPNFVENNITIIENIEDLKINGYESELIQVLINILNNAKDALLLTKDDRFIFIDVIKDDKKALIKIKDNAGGIDANIIAKVFEPYFTTKHKHFGTGIGLYMCQEIISKHMDGEIDISNVKFDYKDKQYDGTLVEITLNIEE; this is encoded by the coding sequence ATGAAAAAAATAACGTTATTTATTATCCTATTGATTTTTATTACTTCATTTTCTCATGCAAAAGAATTAAAAAAAATTAAATTACAACTATCTTGGTTTAATCAGTTTCAATTTGCTGGTTACTATATGGCAAAAGAAAAAGGCTTTTATGAAGAAGCTGGATTTGATGTAGAAATACTTCCTTTTAATTTTGGTATAGATATTCCCAAAGAGGTAAGTGATGGAAAAATTGATTTTGCTATTGGAAGAGAAACTTTAATTTTAGAAAAAGCAAGAGGTAGAAATGTTGTTGCCTTATATGCACTTTTTCAAGCTACACCACTTATTTTAATTTCAACAAAAGATTCAAAAATAGATTCAATAAAAGATTTTGAAAATAAAAGAATCATGACCACTTTAGATGATTCAAGTGAAGTTTCTTTAAGAGCTATGATAATTTCAAATAATGTAAATCTTAGCACTTTAACTTTTCAAGACCATACCCATAATATAAACGATTTAATAGATAAAAAAACAGACGTTATTTCAGCTTATACGTCTAAATCACCATATTTTTTAGAAAAAGAAGGTATAGAATATAATGTTTTTGCACCAAAAGATTATGGTTTTGATATGTATAGTGATTTTTTATATACAAATGAGAATTTAGTAAATAATGATTTAGATACTGTATTGCTATTTAAAGCTGCTTCTTTAAAGGGTTGGGAATATGCTTATTCAAATATTGAAGAGAGTGCAGAACTAATACAAAAAAAATATAATACTCAAAATTTATCAAAAAATGAACTTGTTTTTGAAGGAAGAGAATTAAGAAAATTGTCTTATTTTAACACAGTAAATTTAGGAGAAATAAAAGAAGATAAATTACAAAGAATAAGTGATATATACAATTTAATGGGTTTATTAAAAGGTCCTGTTGATTTAAAAAAGTTCATTTTTAATTTAAATTATATAAGAAGTTTGACTCTTACTCAAGAGGAAAAAGATTACTTAGAAAAAAAAGATTCCATAACAATGTGTGTTGTTCCTAATTATATGCCATATAGCGATATAAAAGGTGATAAGTTTGTTGGTTTTATAGCTGATTATATGACTGTAATAGAAAATAGAATAAAAAAACCAATTACTTTAGTTCCAACTTCAACTTGGACACAATCTTTAGATTTTGCTATAAACAAAAAATGTGACATTCTAACTGGAGCTTCTTGGTCAGAAAATAGAGAGAAATATTTTAAATTTACAAAACCTTATTTAAATGTTCCTGTTGTTCTTTTAACACGAAGCAATGTTCCTTTGATAAATAATTTAGATTTAATAGGTAAGAAAAAGATTGCAGTTGTTGAAAATTATGTAATATATGAAGAGTTAAAGAAAAAATATAAAAACATAGAATTTGTTACCGTAAAAGATTCAGATGAAGGTATAAGTAAAGTTTTAAATGGTGAAATTTTTGGATTTATAGATACCTTATCTACAAATTGGTACAAAATTCAAACAGAATATTTAGAAAAAATTTCGATTAATACAAAATTAGATTTGAATATGGATTTTTGTATAGCTGTAAATAATGAAGAAAAAATTTTATACGATATTTTTCAAAAAGCTGTTGTGAGTATGGATGATATTGTAAAAAATGAAATATTAAACAAATGGATATTCACTGAATATGAAAAAGGGTTTAATTATTATGTTTTTGTTCAAGTATTTATTGGAATATTATTAGTTTTTATTGCCATTTTATATAGACAAAAGTTATTAAAAAAAGTAAATACCTCTTTAAAAAATCTTGTTGATGAAAAAACAAAAGAGTTAAAAGATATAAATAACGAATTAGAAGACAGAATAAAAAAAGAGATTGAAGAGAATTTAAAAAAAGATAGACTCCTTTCTCAACAACAAAAAATGGTTTCTATGGGACAAATGATAGAAAATATTGCCCATCAATGGAGACAGCCTTTATCTTTGATTACAACAAGCGCAAGTGGAATAAAAATCAAAAAAGAGTTAGATGTTTTGGATGATAAATATTTATATGATACTTTAGATTTTATATTAAATACATCTGCGTATTTATCAGATACGATAGATGATTTTAGATACTTTTTTAAACCACAAAAAGATAAAGAGATTTTTTATTTAAAAAATTGTTGTAAAAGAACAATTGATTTAATAAAACCTAATTTCGTAGAAAATAATATAACTATTATTGAAAATATAGAAGATTTAAAAATAAATGGTTATGAATCAGAGTTAATTCAAGTTCTAATAAATATTTTAAATAATGCAAAAGATGCGCTTTTATTAACTAAGGATGATAGATTTATTTTCATTGATGTTATAAAAGATGATAAAAAAGCACTTATTAAAATCAAAGACAATGCAGGTGGAATAGATGCAAATATTATTGCAAAAGTATTTGAACCATATTTTACAACTAAACATAAACATTTTGGAACAGGAATAGGTCTTTATATGTGTCAAGAAATTATAAGTAAACATATGGATGGTGAAATTGATATTTCAAACGTAAAATTTGATTATAAAGATAAACAATATGATGGAACTTTAGTAGAAATCACTTTAAATATTGAAGAGTGA
- the purH gene encoding bifunctional phosphoribosylaminoimidazolecarboxamide formyltransferase/IMP cyclohydrolase encodes MRALISVSDKSGVVNFAKELVKLGYEIISTGGTYKTLKDEGIAVIEANEVTKFPECFEGRVKTLNPYIHGGILHRRDKQSHLDQAKELGVEGIDLVCVNLYPFKATIEKTDNFEEIIENIDIGGPAMVRSAAKNFDSVIIVTDVADYDLVLNNLKNNTNTVEFRRDMMIKAYEHTASYDSMIANYMNKRFNGGFGAKQFIVGSKVFDTRYGENPHQKGALYEFDSQFSNKFKIIKGEPSFNNMGDISGASKIAAAFGEEKAICIVKHGNPCGFAIKDTLLESYVEALKCDPISAFGGVVAVNGIVDKSLAEKMNEIFLEVIFAAGFTPEAIKVFENKKRIKLFEQGTQFLELANDKIDFKRVDGGFVYQDADKVQEDEVINSQLMSKRPATEQEVKDMEIAYKIASLTKSNCVVYVKDSAMVAVGMGMTSRVDAAKAALRKASDLGIDVKGAVLASEAFFPFRDSIDEAQKAGVKCVIEPGGSIRDDEVIEAANQYGMALYFSGIRHFLH; translated from the coding sequence TTGAGAGCATTAATTAGCGTAAGTGATAAAAGTGGTGTTGTAAATTTTGCAAAAGAACTTGTAAAATTAGGTTATGAAATTATTTCAACAGGTGGAACTTATAAGACTCTAAAAGATGAAGGAATAGCTGTAATAGAGGCAAATGAAGTTACAAAGTTTCCAGAGTGTTTTGAAGGTAGAGTAAAAACTTTAAATCCTTATATTCATGGTGGTATTTTACATAGACGAGATAAGCAATCTCATTTAGACCAAGCAAAAGAACTTGGAGTTGAAGGTATAGATTTAGTTTGTGTAAATCTATATCCATTTAAAGCAACTATTGAAAAAACAGATAATTTTGAAGAGATTATTGAAAATATAGATATTGGTGGACCAGCAATGGTAAGAAGTGCCGCTAAAAACTTTGATTCAGTTATTATTGTAACAGATGTTGCTGATTATGATTTAGTGTTAAATAATCTTAAAAATAATACAAATACTGTTGAGTTTAGAAGAGATATGATGATAAAAGCTTATGAACATACAGCTTCTTATGATTCTATGATTGCAAATTATATGAACAAAAGATTTAATGGTGGATTTGGTGCTAAACAATTTATCGTTGGGTCTAAAGTTTTTGATACAAGATATGGTGAAAATCCTCATCAAAAAGGTGCTTTATATGAATTTGATTCACAATTCTCTAATAAATTTAAAATAATAAAAGGAGAACCAAGTTTCAATAATATGGGTGATATTAGTGGAGCTTCTAAAATAGCTGCTGCATTTGGTGAAGAAAAAGCTATTTGTATAGTAAAACATGGAAATCCTTGTGGATTTGCTATTAAAGATACACTATTAGAATCTTATGTTGAAGCACTTAAATGTGATCCAATTTCAGCTTTTGGTGGAGTTGTTGCAGTAAATGGAATAGTTGATAAATCTTTAGCAGAAAAAATGAATGAAATTTTCTTAGAAGTTATATTTGCAGCAGGTTTTACTCCTGAAGCAATCAAAGTATTTGAAAATAAAAAAAGAATAAAACTGTTTGAGCAAGGAACACAATTTTTAGAACTTGCGAATGATAAAATAGATTTTAAAAGAGTTGATGGTGGATTTGTTTATCAAGATGCTGATAAAGTTCAAGAAGATGAAGTTATAAACTCTCAACTTATGTCAAAAAGACCTGCGACTGAACAAGAAGTAAAAGATATGGAAATTGCTTATAAAATCGCTAGTTTAACAAAATCAAATTGTGTTGTTTATGTTAAAGATTCTGCAATGGTTGCTGTTGGTATGGGTATGACTTCAAGAGTTGATGCTGCTAAAGCTGCTTTAAGAAAAGCTAGTGATTTGGGAATTGATGTAAAAGGTGCTGTATTAGCAAGTGAAGCATTCTTCCCATTTAGAGATAGTATAGATGAAGCACAAAAAGCTGGGGTAAAATGTGTAATTGAGCCAGGTGGAAGTATCAGAGATGATGAAGTAATTGAAGCTGCAAACCAATATGGAATGGCTTTATATTTCTCAGGAATTAGACACTTTTTACATTAA
- the purL gene encoding phosphoribosylformylglycinamidine synthase subunit PurL produces MQKKEMNIQEIALAHSLTLEEFENIKEILGREPNYVEIGIFSAMWSEHCSYKSSKKYLSGFPTKAPWVIQGPGENAGVIDIGDGYAAVFKMESHNHPSFIEPYQGAATGVGGILRDVFTMGARPIANMNSIRFASIEGDSETAQKHRYLLKGVVAGIGGYGNCMGVPTIGGETTFEECYAGNNLVNAFTLGLAKADEIFYGKAEGIGNPVMYVGSKTGRDGLGGAVMSSAAFDEDSESKRPTVQVGDPFTEKLLLEACLELFKADLIVGIQDMGAAGLTSSSFEMAGRSGSGMIMHLDKVPAREEGMTPYDFMLSESQERMLICAKKGCEQAIIDIFQKWELDVAVIGEVTATGNMELFWHGEKVAEVPVQPVSEQAPILDRPVKKPAYLDGIENISLDKELSNQVVFDELFSDMEVVDKSWVYSQYDSMVQTNTIKGPGSLDGSSIRIKETGKALSMSADCNTRFCYINPELGAAAAVMESGRNVAMTGAVPKAITDCLNFGNPTNPEVMWQFKECCEGIKKACKDLNTPVIGGNVSLYNETNGVGVFPTPSIAMVGVNDDANKVLPSKLQENGNILYLLGETKSEFGGSLYLKKLYGKVAGVHPEVSFEKELALWNTVIEANKLGLLKAAKDVNVGGIAIALAKMAVVGNKGIEVNISLNDSKDIFSESLSRAIVEVNPSNCEAFEKIAKSFGLECTKIGVVKGNKISINDIYKDLDKVSDVYFNRFKQVIEQVS; encoded by the coding sequence ATGCAAAAAAAAGAGATGAATATTCAAGAGATAGCACTTGCACACTCATTGACTCTTGAAGAATTTGAAAATATAAAAGAGATTTTAGGAAGAGAACCAAATTATGTAGAAATTGGAATCTTCTCTGCTATGTGGTCTGAGCATTGCTCATATAAATCAAGTAAAAAATATTTAAGTGGTTTTCCTACAAAAGCTCCTTGGGTTATTCAAGGTCCAGGTGAAAATGCTGGTGTTATAGATATCGGTGATGGATATGCTGCTGTATTTAAAATGGAATCACACAATCATCCAAGTTTTATTGAACCTTATCAAGGCGCTGCAACTGGAGTTGGAGGAATTTTAAGAGATGTATTTACAATGGGAGCACGTCCAATTGCAAATATGAACTCTATTAGATTTGCTTCAATTGAAGGAGATAGTGAAACTGCACAAAAACATAGATACTTACTAAAAGGCGTAGTTGCTGGAATTGGTGGTTATGGTAACTGTATGGGAGTTCCAACTATTGGTGGAGAAACAACTTTTGAAGAGTGTTATGCTGGAAATAATCTTGTAAATGCCTTTACTTTAGGACTTGCAAAAGCTGATGAAATTTTTTACGGAAAAGCTGAAGGTATTGGAAATCCTGTAATGTATGTTGGTTCTAAAACTGGACGTGATGGTCTTGGTGGAGCAGTTATGAGTAGTGCTGCTTTTGATGAAGATTCTGAATCAAAAAGACCAACAGTTCAAGTTGGAGATCCATTTACTGAAAAATTATTACTTGAAGCTTGTTTAGAACTATTTAAAGCTGATTTAATTGTTGGTATTCAAGATATGGGAGCAGCTGGTCTTACTTCATCTTCATTTGAAATGGCAGGAAGAAGTGGTTCAGGAATGATTATGCACTTAGATAAAGTTCCTGCAAGAGAAGAAGGAATGACTCCTTATGACTTTATGTTAAGTGAATCTCAAGAAAGAATGCTTATTTGTGCTAAAAAAGGTTGTGAGCAAGCAATTATTGATATTTTCCAAAAATGGGAACTTGATGTTGCGGTTATCGGAGAAGTAACTGCTACTGGAAATATGGAATTATTTTGGCATGGAGAAAAAGTTGCTGAAGTTCCAGTTCAACCAGTAAGTGAACAAGCACCAATTTTAGATAGACCAGTAAAAAAACCAGCTTATTTAGATGGAATTGAAAATATATCTTTAGATAAAGAACTTTCAAATCAAGTTGTTTTTGATGAACTGTTTTCAGATATGGAAGTTGTTGATAAATCTTGGGTTTATTCTCAATATGACTCAATGGTTCAAACAAATACAATAAAAGGACCAGGTTCTTTAGATGGTTCTAGTATTAGAATCAAAGAGACTGGAAAAGCATTATCAATGAGTGCTGATTGTAATACAAGATTTTGTTATATTAACCCAGAATTAGGTGCTGCTGCAGCTGTTATGGAATCAGGAAGAAATGTTGCAATGACAGGAGCTGTTCCAAAAGCAATTACAGATTGTTTAAATTTTGGAAATCCTACAAATCCAGAAGTTATGTGGCAATTTAAAGAGTGTTGTGAAGGGATTAAAAAAGCTTGTAAAGATTTAAATACTCCTGTAATTGGCGGAAATGTATCTTTATACAATGAAACAAATGGAGTTGGAGTTTTCCCAACACCTTCTATTGCAATGGTTGGAGTAAATGATGACGCAAACAAAGTACTTCCATCAAAACTTCAAGAAAATGGAAATATTTTATATCTTTTAGGTGAAACAAAATCAGAATTTGGTGGTTCTTTATATCTAAAAAAATTATATGGAAAAGTTGCTGGAGTTCATCCTGAAGTGAGTTTTGAAAAAGAGTTAGCTTTATGGAATACAGTAATCGAAGCAAATAAATTAGGATTATTAAAAGCTGCAAAAGATGTAAATGTTGGTGGAATTGCAATAGCATTAGCTAAAATGGCAGTTGTTGGTAATAAAGGTATCGAAGTAAATATCTCTTTAAATGATTCAAAAGATATTTTTAGTGAATCTTTAAGTAGAGCAATCGTTGAAGTTAATCCTTCAAATTGTGAAGCATTTGAAAAAATTGCAAAATCTTTTGGTTTAGAGTGCACTAAAATAGGTGTTGTAAAAGGTAACAAAATATCTATCAATGACATTTATAAAGATTTAGATAAAGTAAGTGATGTTTACTTTAATAGATTTAAACAAGTAATTGAACAAGTTTCATAA
- a CDS encoding L,D-transpeptidase family protein, producing MVKLVVLVFLSLNLFAKDLVDVYRKDGIIAVEKELEKGLRDIDFWKKYLDNKNTDYGFYETKEYVIIAEKENKKMTLFAKNGDDYKQISKDSMIVGEKAGDKFLEGDKKTPEGAFELVQKRTGLDQFYGPFALVTEYPNTFDKSLDKKGHGIWIHGMPFNGDREKFTQGCLALDNEKLETLAKNIDYKKTVLITSGDEFKKASKNDIALILSSIYKWKDAWKYSNIEEYLSYYSKDFKRADQSDFKKFETQKRQIFAKNETKTINLFNMDISPYPNSSKKKIYKAVMDEEYVSPSVKFVGKKELYFEIDNNKVKILSED from the coding sequence TTGGTTAAACTTGTAGTTTTAGTTTTCCTTTCTTTGAATCTTTTTGCTAAAGATTTAGTAGATGTGTATAGAAAAGATGGAATCATTGCAGTAGAAAAAGAGTTAGAAAAAGGCTTAAGAGATATTGACTTTTGGAAAAAATATCTTGATAATAAAAATACAGATTATGGTTTTTATGAAACTAAAGAATATGTAATTATTGCAGAAAAAGAGAATAAAAAAATGACTCTATTTGCTAAAAATGGTGATGATTATAAACAAATCTCAAAAGATAGTATGATTGTTGGAGAAAAAGCAGGAGACAAATTTTTAGAAGGGGACAAAAAAACTCCTGAAGGTGCATTTGAATTAGTTCAAAAAAGAACAGGACTTGACCAATTTTACGGACCATTTGCTTTAGTTACAGAATATCCTAATACTTTTGATAAAAGTTTGGATAAGAAAGGACATGGAATATGGATTCATGGTATGCCTTTTAATGGAGATAGAGAAAAATTTACTCAAGGTTGTTTGGCTTTAGATAATGAGAAATTAGAGACTTTAGCAAAAAATATTGATTATAAAAAAACAGTTTTAATAACAAGTGGTGATGAGTTTAAAAAAGCTAGTAAAAATGATATTGCTTTGATATTAAGTTCTATTTATAAATGGAAAGATGCTTGGAAATATTCAAATATAGAAGAGTATTTATCTTACTACTCAAAAGATTTTAAAAGAGCTGATCAGTCAGATTTTAAAAAGTTTGAAACGCAAAAAAGACAAATTTTTGCAAAAAATGAGACTAAAACAATAAACTTATTTAATATGGATATCTCACCTTATCCAAATTCATCAAAGAAAAAAATATATAAAGCTGTTATGGACGAAGAATATGTAAGTCCTAGCGTAAAATTTGTTGGAAAAAAAGAACTATATTTTGAAATAGATAACAATAAAGTAAAAATTCTATCAGAAGATTAA
- a CDS encoding peptidoglycan DD-metalloendopeptidase family protein has protein sequence MKKIILATILFFNFLYSAQVEELLWPKGETFLTFLEKHSVPLKLYYDLDGEDQELCSEIQTNNRFYLYTDDNGALNQVLIPISEDIQIHIYKDHNNKYRFQTLPINYNEYSETIAIQINESVSQDILNATGDVTLAAILNSLFNNKDVDFRKMKKGDFVALQYTQRSYLGKQLGMPNIKAAMVQINGKSFYRFKNEKDDKYYDENGVGFTQTFLFQTPLTFTRISSPFTNKRWHPVLNRYRAHLGTDFAAPTGRNIYASSDGKVEFVGLKTGYGKTIIINHGNGYKTLYAHQSNFARGVRQGMSIKKGEHIGYVGSTGLSSGPHLHFGMYKNGTAIDPMTVLKKPKIEGLEGKDKTTFIANSKNIINIFDKEMNSENKTTPTRLDRVTDRSDVNIF, from the coding sequence ATGAAAAAAATCATCCTGGCAACAATATTATTTTTTAATTTTTTATATTCAGCACAAGTTGAAGAACTTTTATGGCCAAAAGGCGAAACTTTTCTAACCTTTTTAGAAAAACACTCTGTTCCTCTAAAGTTATATTATGACTTAGATGGAGAGGATCAAGAGTTATGTTCTGAAATTCAAACCAATAATAGGTTTTATTTATATACCGATGACAATGGCGCCCTAAATCAAGTTTTAATACCAATCTCAGAAGATATTCAAATCCACATATATAAAGATCACAACAACAAATACAGATTTCAAACCCTTCCAATAAACTACAATGAATATTCAGAAACAATAGCAATTCAAATAAATGAATCTGTATCTCAAGACATCTTAAATGCAACAGGAGACGTAACACTTGCCGCAATTTTAAACTCTTTATTTAATAATAAAGATGTTGATTTTAGAAAGATGAAAAAAGGTGATTTTGTTGCTTTACAATATACTCAAAGATCATATTTAGGAAAACAACTTGGTATGCCGAATATAAAAGCTGCTATGGTTCAAATAAATGGAAAATCTTTTTATAGATTTAAAAATGAAAAAGATGACAAATATTACGATGAAAATGGTGTTGGTTTTACTCAAACTTTTTTATTTCAAACTCCTCTAACATTTACAAGAATTTCTAGTCCTTTTACAAATAAACGTTGGCATCCAGTTTTAAATAGATATAGAGCACATTTAGGAACTGATTTTGCAGCACCTACAGGAAGAAATATATATGCATCTTCGGATGGAAAAGTTGAATTTGTAGGATTAAAAACTGGTTATGGAAAAACTATTATAATAAATCATGGAAATGGTTATAAAACTCTTTATGCACATCAAAGTAACTTTGCAAGAGGTGTAAGACAAGGAATGAGTATAAAAAAAGGTGAACATATAGGATATGTTGGCTCAACTGGACTTAGCTCTGGTCCACATTTACATTTTGGTATGTATAAAAATGGAACTGCAATTGACCCTATGACTGTACTTAAAAAACCAAAAATTGAAGGTTTAGAAGGTAAAGATAAAACTACATTTATAGCAAATTCAAAAAATATTATAAATATATTCGATAAAGAAATGAATAGTGAAAATAAAACTACTCCAACAAGACTTGATAGAGTAACAGATAGAAGTGATGTAAATATATTTTAA